Within Cucumis melo cultivar AY chromosome 4, USDA_Cmelo_AY_1.0, whole genome shotgun sequence, the genomic segment tattctttcatttttactAGATAAATATTTGCTTATTCGTTATAGAAAAAGAGGAGAAAGATATACTGCACTAGCTATTAATTTTATGTGAATATGTTCTATTCCCTGTGTATGCTAACTTGTGAATGGGTTTGTATTGGTGTTGACGGGCTCATGGAAAGTTGGTTAGCATAATTATTTTTGCACTGTTGTCTCTATGCAGGAAGATGGTGACTATGATTTTACTGGTGGAGAAGATAAGGTATGATATATATGGATTCAAATAACTTGATCTAACGGTGTTGAAGTTTGCCTTTTGCGATGCTATCTTTAGTGTGTTTCTTCATTTAAAAAGGATGCCTCTCTTTTATGACTAATAAATGCACAAAACTCTGTTGCATCATGCAACCTTACCTTACGTTTCTTGAAGGATTAATTTGGCGTCGATAAGAGTTCTGCTTGAAGTTCTTTCTGATTTTATTCAGCCTTCAATTAATTCGTTTTATTTATGTGGGAAAGAGTTGATGTTCATTTTGGTTGGTTAAAGGCCAACTTTAGTCTTGCATGGGGTTCAAGTGTGGTGATTTGGAAAATAAAGTATTAAGAAGCTTGTCCTTTCAGAGTAATGGTTATGGAGATTTTTCTACCGAGATTTCCTTTGAATCATTAGGTGAATGTTGAACTAACCAATGAATCATATTGAACTGAACCAACCCACACTTAGTAGGCTTTGTTCAGTTAAGCATATTGGTCCGGTTCTAACTGAACTCAACCATCTTTAATCTGCTATAGAATATTTGGGGGATAGAAATAATAGTGCTTATTGTTTAGGAGTTAAAAAACCCCCGAGTGATCTCTAGTCTTTGGCGAAGTTTCATGTTTCTCTTTGGGCTTTAATTTCAAAGACTGTAATCACTATCTATGAAACATTATTCTGAGCTGGAGCTTCTTgaggtttagggttttttttatttttattaataccCTTGTAATATTTCATTCTTTTGCAATGGTTATTTCTATTAAAAGAAGTTAAAAAACCAATTTAACCTGTTTAAGCTACGGTTCAGGACATATGAGGATGAGTCAAGTTGCAACAATATATTTATCAATTTCTTACATAAAAAGGGGCAATTTGCAGATTAGTAAAGTTGCTCCTAAACATTGGATTCATTTGGAATTTGGAAAGTGGTAGCTGAATCGCTAAAACTCTTATAGGAACCACATTTGAAATCTTTGATACTTATATTCCGTGTTCAAAAAAGTTCTTAATATATAGATTTTAGCTTTTGTATGACATTGCATGTGGTACGATGTCACCGGTCTAACATCTTGTAAACTTGAGAATGGAAGGATATCTTTTTTAAGCTTCAAGATGTTTAGGTATTGGTGACGCGGACCAAGTGGTTGTATGTGGTATCGTTCTTGATTGATGCAAAATTCTAATTCTCCATACAAATTTTTGCTTCACTTGATCTTTATCTAGGATGATGAAACAACTTTATCTGAGGAGGAGAAACTGGACAAAGTGGATTCAAATAATGGCAAGGATGAGGTAATGAGCAACTTATGTCTTCTGGAGGCATTCGAGAGTTTTTCATTCAATGAGATGCTATTATGGTTCCATTTCTTTTGTCTCTTATCTTCTCTTAGcagttctttatttttattattttttatttgtgttTGTGTCTGCAGATTTTAATGCTACAGAATGAGAGTGAAATACCTATAGAAGAACTGCTTGCAAGGTATGGAAAGGTAGgtttttgaatttaattgtttttatatcattttttacTTTCTGGTGGGGGGTAATGGAACATGTGTCTGTTGTAATTTCAATCTTATCTGCAGGATCACTACAACGATTACGATTCAGATTTTGACACTGAAGATACTTCTGCTAGTTCAGACGACCTTACGGATTCTCCATCTCATGAAGAAATTGAGCCAATGGGCCTTGATGTCTCTGTGGACAAAAATATTGAGCCCGGTAAATCTCATTCTTCTGCAAGTTCACCTCCAGAGGGGAAAGGATCCTtaaaaagttttgaagtaagggAGAATAAGGATGAAACTTTTGATGCAGCAAGATCTGTACAACCGCCTGGGAACACATTCTCCACAACTACAGTGCGTTCAAAGTCTCCTGGCCTGGATTCTCCATCTCATGAAGGAATTGAGCCAGTGCGCCTTGATTTCTGTGTGGACGATAACATTGACCCCAGTAAATCTCACTCTGCAAGCTCACCTCCTGAAATGAAAGGATCCTTCGAAAATTCTGGAGAAAGGGAGAGTGAGGACAGAATTTTCGATGCTGCAGCTGCAGCAAGATCTGCACAACCAACTGGGAACACATTCTCCACAACTAAAGTGCGAACAAAATTCCCTTTCCTTCTTAAGCATTCCTTGCGTGAATATCAACATATTGGCTTGGATTGGCTTGTGACAATGTATGAGAAAAGACTAAATGGGATTCTTGCTGATGAGATGGGGCTTGGGAAGACAATCATGACCATTGCTTTGCTTGCTCATCTTGCTTGTGAAAAGGGAATATGGGGTCCCCATCTTATCGTGGTCCCAACAAGTGTCATGCTTAATTGGGAGACTGAGTTTCTCAAATGGTGTCCtgcttttaaaattttaacttaCTTTGGAAGCGCAAAAGAGCGAAAGGTTAAGAGGCAAGGGTGGATGAAACCAAACTCATTTCATGTATGCATAACCACTTATAGGTTGGTTATCCAAGATTCTAAAGTTTTCAAACGCAAAAAGTGGAAGTATCTAATACTAGATGAAGCTCATCTAATTAAAAACTGGAAGTCACAAAGATGGCAAACTCTTTTGAATTTCAATTCCAAACGACGAATTTTATTAACTGGTACCCCCCTTCAAAATGACCTGATGGAGCTCTGGTCCTTGATGCACTTTTTGATGCCCCATATTTTTCAATCTCATCAGGAATTCAAGGATTGGTTTTGCAATCCAATTTCTGGAATGGTAGAGGGGCAAGAAAAAGTGAATAAGGAAGTTCTTGATCGCCTGCACAATGTTCTGCGCCCCTTTATACTCCGTCGACTGAAAAGAGATGTAGAGAAGCAGCTACCAAAGAAATATGAGCATGTCATAAACTGTAGATTGTCACGAAGGCAACGTCAATTATATGAGGACTATATTGCTAGTTCAGAAACACAAGCTACTCTTGCCAGTGGCAATTTCTTTAGTATGATTAATGTTATCATGCAACTTAGAAAAGTTTGTAATCATCCTGATTTGTTTGAGGGTCGTCCAATTATCAGTTCTTTTGATATGGCGGGTATAGTCATGCAGTTGAGTTCATCTGTATGTTCCGCACTATCACCTGGCCTGTTTTCTAGAGTTGACCTTAAGGGTTTAGGATTTTTATTCACTCATCTTGACTTTAGCATGACTTCATGGGAGGGAGATGAAGTGAGAGCTATTGCTACTCCATCAAGTTTAATTAAGGGTTCTACCAATGTGAATAAATCTGAGGAAATTGGATCTGGATTTAGATATCGGAAGAGATTGCATGGATCAAGTATTTTTGCAGACATTCAAAACGCAATTATGGAGGAAAGAGTAAGGCAGGCAATGGAACGAGCAGAAGCTATGGCATGGTGGAATTCCTTGAGATGTGACAAAAAGCCAATTTATTCCACATCCCTTAGGGCGTTGGTGACAATTAGGCATCCGGTTTATGACATATGCCATGAGAAGTCGGACCCCTCATCCTATTGTTATTCCTCAAAAATTTCCGACATTGTCCTTTCACCAGTGGAACGTTTCCAGATGATGATGGGCCTAGTTGAAAGCTTCACCTTTGCAATTCCAGCAGCAAGGGCCCCAGCACCTCTGTGCTGGTATAGTAGAAGCCGTTCTGATGTGTTTCTGGATCCATCTTATGAGCAAAACTGCTCTCGATTCCTGTTTCCCCTTTTAACTCCAATCAGGTCTGCAATTATTCGGAGACAAGTGTATTTCCCAGACAGAAGGCTAATACAATTTGACTGTGGCAAATTGCAGGAACTTGCTATTCTACTTAGGAAACTAAAATCTGAAGGTCACCGAGCATTAATATTCACTCAAATGACAAAAATGCTCGATATCTTGGAGGCTTTCATCAATCTGTATGGTTATACTTACATGCGTCTGGATGGATCCACTCAGCCTGAAGAGAGACAGACATTAATGCAACGATTCAACACCAACCCTaaaattttccttttcattttatcGACTCGAAGTGGGGGTGTAGGTATCAATCTTGTTGGTGCAGACACTGTTATCTTTTACGACAGCGATTGGAACCCTGCTATGGATCAACAAGCTCAAGATCGCTGTCACCGCATAGGACAAACAAGGGAAGTTCATATATATCGTCTGATTAGTGAAAGCACCATTGAAGagaatattttaaagaaggcaaaTCAGAAGCGTGCTCTTGATAATCTTGTCATTCAAAGTGGTAGTTATAACACTGAATTTTTCCAGAAGCTTGATCCTATGGAGTTGTTCTCCGGTCACAGGTCTCTTGCCATTAAAAatatgcaaaaagaaaaaaatcattgcACCAATGCGAATGAGGTTTCTGTATCTAATGCAGATGTGGAGGCTGCTTTAAAGATTGTAGAAGATGAAGCTGATTATATGGCATTAAAgaaagttgaagaagaagaagctgtGGATAATCAGGAATTTACAGAAGAAGTGATTGGGAGGATGGAAGATGATGAGTTTATGAATGATGATGAAATGAAGCTTGATGAAGGTGGGGATCAAATTAGTGGCATGATTATATCAAACAAAGATAATGAGGCAATAATACACGGAGCTAATGATCTTAATGAAGAGAGAGCTGTAATTGTAGCTAGCAAAGAAGATGATGTTGACATGCTGGCAGATGTCAAGCAAATGGCGGCTGCAGCTGCTGCAACTGGACAAACTATCTCGTCCATTGATGACCAACTACGACCAATTGATCGGTATGCAATACGTTTTCTGGAACTGTGGGACCCTGTACATGATAAAGCGGCTATGGAGTCTGATGTCCAGTTTGAAGAAACAGAATGGGAACTGGATCGTCTTGAGAAGTATAAAGAGGAGATGGAAGCTGAGATTGATGAAGACGAGGAACCTCTTGTATATGAAAGTATGTGCATTGTTACGTTGTCTTGTGATGATAACAgtaattttgctatattttcagtcttaaatatttttttctggTCACCATGTTTTGGCTTCCATTTGAAACCTTTTGGAGAATATAATTGTGATTCATTTAATTGCAAATCTTTTTTTCACTGTTATAAAGATTTATCGAAAAGAATATTTAATATGCATTTTACATATAGACTAAGTAGAAAATATGAGATACCTGTCCACCATATAGTAAAAACTTTTGTATATTTGAGTACATGTTAGTGCACGTTTTAAAATGACTTTATATCTCATGTACATTTATGATTACTTTTGGtttcttttaaaaatgattAATGCTCTATCTGTGTCCAACAGGCTGGGATGCTGAATTTGCAACTGAAGCATATAGACAGCAAGTTGAGATCTTGGCACAACATCAGGTTTGAAGCAAATATTCTGCTCTCTAAACGAGGGGATAACTTTTCCCCATCTTTTTGTATAATTTCATCATGTCAATGAATCGATTTATTTTTCTaacccaaaagaaaaaatttaagTAGTGTTTCCTCTTATGTACTTGCGACCTTTattctaaatttttattattcagTTGATGGAGGATTTGGAATTTGAAGCTAAGCGGAAAGAAGCAGAGGAGGCTGAAAATTGTGATCCTACAAGGTGAAACAATATTTTGATTTCTCATTAGAAACTTTTGCTTTGATATCATGTTAAATAATCACTAAATACAAAAATTCGTGTTTATTAGTTAtggtaaatttaattttttacaaatatttatCATATACACTCGATGCTTTTCCATGCTGATAAACATATTGACTATGGAACAACAAAATCTTACTTCGAGATATAGTCACAAGGACCAGAGTCTGGGAATCAATAGCCTTTTCAATGTGGATTTTGTATGTCATGGTTTGTgcttttttgtttcttaaattGAGAGTTCTTTAATCGGTTCAACTCCTATTTTCCCTGCAGGAATGCAACACATAGTGAACTAAAACCAAAGGctaaaaagaaatcaaagaaagCCAAGTTCAAATCTCTGAAAAAGGCCTCCCTTTCTTCCGAGCTGAAAGCAGTGAAAAAAGAAGCATCAGTGGAATTCTTGTCTACAGACGATGAAGATATATGTAGTGAAGATGTTCTTGAATCTCTATCATCCCAATCAAGCTTGCAGAAAAAACGCAAAAGGGCTGAGCTTAGTCTGGACAGCGAGTCAGGCAAGTCCCTGAAGAAGAAAtctaaaaaattgaagaaaaatattgTGGATACTTTCCCACAAGATCATCCTAATGTGCCAGGTGTGCAATATGATGAAGCTATGGAAGTAAAACCACGGGAGAATGGTGTTGATCTTGAACATAAAGTAGTTGGCCGTAATAGAATGGGAGGGAAAATATCTATTACTTCCATGCCAGTTAAGCGAGTTTTGATGATAAAACCAGAGAAACttaaaaaagggaatatttgGTCAAGGGATTGTGTTCCTTCCCCTGACTTTTGGTTGCCACAGGAGGATGCAATACTGTGTGCAATGGTACATGAATATGGTACACATTGGAGCATGATTAGTTCAACTTTATACAGTATGACTGCTGGTGGGTTTTATAGAGGGAGATACCGTCATCCTGTTCATTGCTGTGAAAGGTATAGGGAACTCGTACAAAGGTATGTTATATCTGCTCCAGATAATCCAAATAGTGAGAAGATGACAAATGCTAGCTCTGGGAAAGCTCTTCTCAAAATCACGGAGGTTAGCTAATGATTTGATTAATACTTTGAATTACTATGCAATTTGATAGTTAAAGTTGTGCAAGCTATTTATTTGTTCTCATCTCTTGGTTCATCAAATTTGAGTATGTAGCGGACTTACTCTTGGGAATAGTGTTTTGTGTTACAGTTGGGTGTCAAATTTCTTAAGAATAATTGTGCACGCTCTGAGCTGTTTGATAGTTGTGATAAAAGAATTCTCAGTCACCGCTCTCTTTTATTTCAGGAAAATATTCGAGTACTGTTAGACTTAGCTGCTGAGCAGCCTGATAGAGAGTACTTACTTCAGAAGCACTTCACTGCCCTGCTCTCAACTGTGTGGAAGGCTAGAATACGTGGCAACCGTTTAGATTCTTCGCTTTCTTGGAATGGTTTCTATTCTGGTGCAAGGTATTTTTCAACTGGTAACCACATGACTCGGTATTTTGGGAGGGAAACAACAGGTAAATTGAAATTTGGCAACACAGGACACAACTTCAAGTTACTAGCTGCTGCACTTAATGATGTTTGTTCTACAAGGATGGATGATAAGAAGTCCCAATCCTATCATGGGGAACGGGCATCAGTCACTACAGATCAGTTGGAGTTAACACTTGAGTTCCAGGGAGAGAATGATCTTATCGTGCCATTTCCATCTTCGGTTGACTTAATAGTATCTGATTCAGTTTACTTGCCCTTGGTCAACCTGGATACATGTGAATCTTCTGGCGCTCGAAAGCGGACAAGAGTTGCAGAGATGCGTTTCAGGTATGATCCTTTTCCACTCTTTCAGCATCTTATACTGTGAAATTATGACATTATCTCCTGATTCCTCCTTGGGTGTTGTATTGCCTTGAGTTCGGAGATTGGTTGATGTTGTTAGGCTTCTGTTAACCCTGCAAACAACTCAACCAAAACAAACACACAAATATTCCAGCAGCACACAACAGAAATATCAGTGGAGAGGAGAGCTGTATATTCAATATCAAATCACAGCTACACAAAAGAGTTTCTAGATAAAGGGAATCAGCCAAATAAGAGGGCTGCACTCTCCACAATGAACAAAGTTCACCCAAAATGCATAATGACCAAGATGATGAACCCTAACACAAAACACCCAGATATATATTCCCATTTTCCTGCTGCCACGTGTTGCAAGGACCACTGGCCATCCTAACAACCATGTTGTCTAGGTGGAATTCCCCTTTCTACCCTTTCTACCCTTCCTCTTGTAAGCTTGAGTGATTGGAGACCTAGCAGATGTCTCCCCCATTTCTATGTTTTTTCAAGTTAACTCCAACTCATGTTTGGCTAGGATAGGCACGTAACTTGATCTTCAACTGGAAAAGTCCAGCTTTATACTGGATTATTCacatattttcctttttttaaaaaagaaaaattgatagTATGTCAAGTATAACTTTTAGGTAGCATATCTCGGGTTCATTTTCTCTCTCCACCTTGGACGTGATTTTTCTGTTATGGATTGAACCCTAGTAAGACTTGAAAAGAATGAAGAGATGACATGGTGGGATGGGTTTTCGATGAAATCtgatattaaaaaaatctaaaaagcAAAGCTTGTGAATGTCTTTGAAATCCCTGACGAAGAATATTTGTGCTCTCAATTTCTCAGGGATGCTGCTAGAGCTTGCAAAGAAGATTTCCACGGATGGGCTTCCTCTGTTTTCCCGATAAACGATCTCAAATCTCGCTCTGCTTCAAAATCACAGTCGCTGGGAAAGCATAAGCTTGGAGTTGCTGACTCTTCTAAATTTGCAAAATCCAAGCATAGGAAGACGGGACCGGACAATGGAGAAAGTTCCCACCACCTGATTACTGACCATCAGATGCCATCACTTGTCCAGGAAGATAACCATAACTTATATTCCCTCAGTTCACCAATTCTTACAGATTATTCATTTCCATTTGGCATGGATGAGTATCCATTCCCACATGAAGAGCCAGGGAGTCTAGAGATGATTCCTCATGATTATATCCCAGGATTGATTTCAGGTCTCGACAtacccaaagaaatttgatcaAGTTCCATCCTTCAAATTGCCATATATTGCCAGCATGAATCTGATCTACTTCTTTCTGGGAATTTCATCGATGGATGTTCGTTCGCAACGGTTGGGCACAGTCTTCTTGTTGGAGAATTGAAGCAGGGTTTCTGGTGGATGGAAAAACCGAACATGATGTTACCCAATTTTTGTCTCCCTTTTcttcttgttttgtttttgtcaATTGCCTTTCAATTCTTAAAATCATTTAAATCGTATATTTGAAAAGCTAACAACATTAGATCAGATTTCTTGCAATTCGAATTTGAACATGCTTCAATGAGTTCAAGcatttttaattactttttttaaCTATTAGTGATTGtataaaaagtttaaaatgggtatctattataaaataaatcaacCGTCAATTTTGGGTTCCACTCCTGATCCCTCTGCAATGAAAGGTCAtactaattatattatataaaactttgtttgataaattttaaattcaaatccaTGCCATtaacaataaaattaaaaaggcAAAATATGAGTTTGTCTTGATTCTATTAGCATAGCCTTATAGTTCATCCTAGAGGACAGAGAAGATCTTAGGGAGACAAAAATTCTTTAGGTTACATGAGTAATTTCGTTCtcattctttttaattcttttacgCTTATTCTTAATGAAAACTTaattaaaaaacagaaaatgatGTAATGAAAACTTAATTAGAAAACAGAAAATGATGTAATGAAAACTTAAttaaaaggtaaataataaaaattacaatgtaaaaaaatgaaatatatgtAAGAAAAGATAAACTTTAATCCAGGCCACAAAaccctttttcttttaagaaaaaaaaaaaaggaatgagTCCACAAAATAGATCatattttctaaaaacaaatatggcaattaaatataaaagtgaaaaataaggaaaattaaaaaacataacaaaataataataaaccttaaaccaatatatttatgtttaataataaatttgtgagttcgtttttatctttttagaaaaaattataCATTTACGTATCACTAATTtccttaaataaaattattgaggGTAAAAGTAAAACTTTCAATATCAACTTCGCTGTCTATTTTTTCCCACCGAAAGAGCTCTCACCCTTTCACTCACTTTCATATTTGCAAAACCCTTCCCTCTCTTTTAGGGTTGGTGTTAGGGTTTtcgattcattttttttttcttctgtttcTTTTTGTAGTATTTAGATTCTATGACCTTATCGTTTTAGACATATTCTTTCGATTTTGTTTTCGAGCTCATTAGTTTATTGTGGATCTTGATCTGGGTTTATTACCAATGGATACGCGCAAGAGAGGAAGGCCCGAGGTTGGATTAAATGCTAATGGCGGCTTGAAGAAGTCCAAGCAAGGTTTCTTCCTCCTTCCCTTGCTCCTTTTACTTCTCAATTTGACTgcttttttttaacttattgaGCTCTACTGTATTACTTTGTATTGTTTCTGTCGAGATTTTTGTATCAACTATAGGTTTGAAGTTGAATGTTAAGCAATCTATGGCGGACGTTTTATTTCGTTTACTGTTGTTATTTTTGGcggtgggtttttttttttttttttgggagggggggggggcggTTTCTGACTTCGGATTTAGAATTACTGATTTTGTGGGTTTGAGTTTGCTGAAACTTTGCTTGTGAACTTCGTATGTGGGAAAGATTTTTAAGAAGCTATAAAGGGTTTAAACTGTTTTGTGATGCCAGCTGAAGAAAAGAAACCTCTGTGAAAGGTCAAAGATACTGTTCTAACAAATAGGATAATTTGTTAAAGAAACTAATGAGTATTGATTGATCATTGATCATAATATTCCTTTTTGAACAATTTAAAACATTTAGGTGCATAAATTGTTGGTTTGCCCATACTGCAGGAGGTACTATAACTGTGGAAGCCACCCCTCCTAATTGAGACCACCTGAATATACATATGGAGACGTTAAAATCTTATACGAGCATATTAAATCTTAAGTTATTTGTTGGTTAACAGTTCATAAACTTTCAGGCATTTTAGAGTAATTACATTAAACTCTAGGAAAAGTGACtaagaaaacaataataaattttttgcAACAGAAATGGAGTACTTATCAACTGGTGTAGCAAGCAAATCGAAGCCATGCACCAAATTTTACAGGTTCAAATCTTCACTCATCTAAATAAATACGTAGAAACTTATCCTTTTCTGAATCTTTATAAATTATCTTAAGAATCTAATTTTCTGAATCTCTATAATCTTGCTCATGAAAGAGACAAACTGCATACGTGTAAAATCTATTTCTTGTTTAACTATGTAAATATCTCCTTAAGTATAAAAGACTTAACCATTGTTTAGAGTGTAACTTCTATGGAGATCAAAAGTGATACTTCCTATGAAAAGGATAATTGAACTGGGAAGTGATGATATTTTCTCCAGCTTATACTGGATCAGTACAATTTTTCTTAAACATCTCTCTGGCAATAAATCCTTGGTTGGcagggttttttttttcgtgattttttgtgtgttgagtgtTATGGCTAGTGCTTGCTAATTACTCAAACATTATCCTTATGGGCACTTTACAGAGGATGCCTTCTGAAAGTGCTTTAAAATGTATTTGTTTGTGTGTGAATCTTCTCAAATTTATTGGAAGCGTTTTTACAGACACTATGagacatatattgaatattctTCTCTCTTA encodes:
- the LOC103486773 gene encoding protein PHOTOPERIOD-INDEPENDENT EARLY FLOWERING 1 isoform X1, whose translation is MTSKGPRSKLDHESRAKRQKALEASREPSRPKTHWDHVLEEMVWLSKDFESERKWKLAQAKRVALRASKGMVDQATREERKLKEEEQRLRKLALNISKDVKKFWMKIEKLVLYKHQIELDEKKKKALDKHLEFLLGQTERYSTMLAENLVETYKPSQVNSTNEPHNFHVQEIDESKAVEPTELNVEHESDSVEFDEEFDVHSEDESEDNEQTIDEDEALITKEERQEELEALQNEVDLPLEELLKRYSGEKDDLEVTPETSTGGAEETEVEDHGKGNECSTSRKVHEIGSLTFTGRRCNESNGESSKIENRTKRETRETKNLSTLPMAFPKDNVFYDFTEEREDGDYDFTGGEDKDDETTLSEEEKLDKVDSNNGKDEILMLQNESEIPIEELLARYGKDHYNDYDSDFDTEDTSASSDDLTDSPSHEEIEPMGLDVSVDKNIEPGKSHSSASSPPEGKGSLKSFEVRENKDETFDAARSVQPPGNTFSTTTVRSKSPGLDSPSHEGIEPVRLDFCVDDNIDPSKSHSASSPPEMKGSFENSGERESEDRIFDAAAAARSAQPTGNTFSTTKVRTKFPFLLKHSLREYQHIGLDWLVTMYEKRLNGILADEMGLGKTIMTIALLAHLACEKGIWGPHLIVVPTSVMLNWETEFLKWCPAFKILTYFGSAKERKVKRQGWMKPNSFHVCITTYRLVIQDSKVFKRKKWKYLILDEAHLIKNWKSQRWQTLLNFNSKRRILLTGTPLQNDLMELWSLMHFLMPHIFQSHQEFKDWFCNPISGMVEGQEKVNKEVLDRLHNVLRPFILRRLKRDVEKQLPKKYEHVINCRLSRRQRQLYEDYIASSETQATLASGNFFSMINVIMQLRKVCNHPDLFEGRPIISSFDMAGIVMQLSSSVCSALSPGLFSRVDLKGLGFLFTHLDFSMTSWEGDEVRAIATPSSLIKGSTNVNKSEEIGSGFRYRKRLHGSSIFADIQNAIMEERVRQAMERAEAMAWWNSLRCDKKPIYSTSLRALVTIRHPVYDICHEKSDPSSYCYSSKISDIVLSPVERFQMMMGLVESFTFAIPAARAPAPLCWYSRSRSDVFLDPSYEQNCSRFLFPLLTPIRSAIIRRQVYFPDRRLIQFDCGKLQELAILLRKLKSEGHRALIFTQMTKMLDILEAFINLYGYTYMRLDGSTQPEERQTLMQRFNTNPKIFLFILSTRSGGVGINLVGADTVIFYDSDWNPAMDQQAQDRCHRIGQTREVHIYRLISESTIEENILKKANQKRALDNLVIQSGSYNTEFFQKLDPMELFSGHRSLAIKNMQKEKNHCTNANEVSVSNADVEAALKIVEDEADYMALKKVEEEEAVDNQEFTEEVIGRMEDDEFMNDDEMKLDEGGDQISGMIISNKDNEAIIHGANDLNEERAVIVASKEDDVDMLADVKQMAAAAAATGQTISSIDDQLRPIDRYAIRFLELWDPVHDKAAMESDVQFEETEWELDRLEKYKEEMEAEIDEDEEPLVYESWDAEFATEAYRQQVEILAQHQLMEDLEFEAKRKEAEEAENCDPTRNATHSELKPKAKKKSKKAKFKSLKKASLSSELKAVKKEASVEFLSTDDEDICSEDVLESLSSQSSLQKKRKRAELSLDSESGKSLKKKSKKLKKNIVDTFPQDHPNVPGVQYDEAMEVKPRENGVDLEHKVVGRNRMGGKISITSMPVKRVLMIKPEKLKKGNIWSRDCVPSPDFWLPQEDAILCAMVHEYGTHWSMISSTLYSMTAGGFYRGRYRHPVHCCERYRELVQRYVISAPDNPNSEKMTNASSGKALLKITEENIRVLLDLAAEQPDREYLLQKHFTALLSTVWKARIRGNRLDSSLSWNGFYSGARYFSTGNHMTRYFGRETTGKLKFGNTGHNFKLLAAALNDVCSTRMDDKKSQSYHGERASVTTDQLELTLEFQGENDLIVPFPSSVDLIVSDSVYLPLVNLDTCESSGARKRTRVAEMRFRDAARACKEDFHGWASSVFPINDLKSRSASKSQSLGKHKLGVADSSKFAKSKHRKTGPDNGESSHHLITDHQMPSLVQEDNHNLYSLSSPILTDYSFPFGMDEYPFPHEEPGSLEMIPHDYIPGLISGLDIPKEI
- the LOC103486773 gene encoding protein PHOTOPERIOD-INDEPENDENT EARLY FLOWERING 1 isoform X2 codes for the protein MAFPKDNVFYDFTEEREDGDYDFTGGEDKDDETTLSEEEKLDKVDSNNGKDEILMLQNESEIPIEELLARYGKDHYNDYDSDFDTEDTSASSDDLTDSPSHEEIEPMGLDVSVDKNIEPGKSHSSASSPPEGKGSLKSFEVRENKDETFDAARSVQPPGNTFSTTTVRSKSPGLDSPSHEGIEPVRLDFCVDDNIDPSKSHSASSPPEMKGSFENSGERESEDRIFDAAAAARSAQPTGNTFSTTKVRTKFPFLLKHSLREYQHIGLDWLVTMYEKRLNGILADEMGLGKTIMTIALLAHLACEKGIWGPHLIVVPTSVMLNWETEFLKWCPAFKILTYFGSAKERKVKRQGWMKPNSFHVCITTYRLVIQDSKVFKRKKWKYLILDEAHLIKNWKSQRWQTLLNFNSKRRILLTGTPLQNDLMELWSLMHFLMPHIFQSHQEFKDWFCNPISGMVEGQEKVNKEVLDRLHNVLRPFILRRLKRDVEKQLPKKYEHVINCRLSRRQRQLYEDYIASSETQATLASGNFFSMINVIMQLRKVCNHPDLFEGRPIISSFDMAGIVMQLSSSVCSALSPGLFSRVDLKGLGFLFTHLDFSMTSWEGDEVRAIATPSSLIKGSTNVNKSEEIGSGFRYRKRLHGSSIFADIQNAIMEERVRQAMERAEAMAWWNSLRCDKKPIYSTSLRALVTIRHPVYDICHEKSDPSSYCYSSKISDIVLSPVERFQMMMGLVESFTFAIPAARAPAPLCWYSRSRSDVFLDPSYEQNCSRFLFPLLTPIRSAIIRRQVYFPDRRLIQFDCGKLQELAILLRKLKSEGHRALIFTQMTKMLDILEAFINLYGYTYMRLDGSTQPEERQTLMQRFNTNPKIFLFILSTRSGGVGINLVGADTVIFYDSDWNPAMDQQAQDRCHRIGQTREVHIYRLISESTIEENILKKANQKRALDNLVIQSGSYNTEFFQKLDPMELFSGHRSLAIKNMQKEKNHCTNANEVSVSNADVEAALKIVEDEADYMALKKVEEEEAVDNQEFTEEVIGRMEDDEFMNDDEMKLDEGGDQISGMIISNKDNEAIIHGANDLNEERAVIVASKEDDVDMLADVKQMAAAAAATGQTISSIDDQLRPIDRYAIRFLELWDPVHDKAAMESDVQFEETEWELDRLEKYKEEMEAEIDEDEEPLVYESWDAEFATEAYRQQVEILAQHQLMEDLEFEAKRKEAEEAENCDPTRNATHSELKPKAKKKSKKAKFKSLKKASLSSELKAVKKEASVEFLSTDDEDICSEDVLESLSSQSSLQKKRKRAELSLDSESGKSLKKKSKKLKKNIVDTFPQDHPNVPGVQYDEAMEVKPRENGVDLEHKVVGRNRMGGKISITSMPVKRVLMIKPEKLKKGNIWSRDCVPSPDFWLPQEDAILCAMVHEYGTHWSMISSTLYSMTAGGFYRGRYRHPVHCCERYRELVQRYVISAPDNPNSEKMTNASSGKALLKITEENIRVLLDLAAEQPDREYLLQKHFTALLSTVWKARIRGNRLDSSLSWNGFYSGARYFSTGNHMTRYFGRETTGKLKFGNTGHNFKLLAAALNDVCSTRMDDKKSQSYHGERASVTTDQLELTLEFQGENDLIVPFPSSVDLIVSDSVYLPLVNLDTCESSGARKRTRVAEMRFRDAARACKEDFHGWASSVFPINDLKSRSASKSQSLGKHKLGVADSSKFAKSKHRKTGPDNGESSHHLITDHQMPSLVQEDNHNLYSLSSPILTDYSFPFGMDEYPFPHEEPGSLEMIPHDYIPGLISGLDIPKEI